One genomic segment of Eikenella corrodens includes these proteins:
- a CDS encoding prolyl oligopeptidase family serine peptidase, protein MKMSADRYAVFENLNAPETAAFAAAEHAQTQAWLESRPDYEPLRRDILEVLQDEQQIPFCQEHRARMYHFYQSEEFSKGVYRVCSAASYRAGLPEWEVLFSVADFDEVLGEDVYLDGVSHYVEQPNRVLLSLSPGGGDAAFTLEFDLETRQVVPNGFHFPAGKNHIAWRDEDSVWVCPAWDERQLTASGYPREAWLLRRGQSFEEAQPLLQTAAESVWVHAWRYLDAQGAPLDLLEESTGFFSRRYFQVASDGVLLPLGLPETCEICGYLGGWLLVLLKHDWLRANQSYAAGSLVAVKLNKGVLGQAQCLFAPQAGQSVEGVETTRHFVAATLLDNVSGSLKAWRLQQGQWQPAEVPELPLEGAGVLEFADQPWGGDVLYIAASSFLSPLTLYTLDLHRQEWCVMRRQPAQFDPEGLSVRQLHAVSADGERIPYYHVGGGEPDAPALVYAYGGFGVPELPHYLGIIGRHWLAQGGAFVLANIRGGGEFGPAWHAAAQGAARKHKSVEDLVAVAQDLAARGLSAPERIVLQGGSNGGLVCAAAYCAAPQSIGGMVCEVPLTDMLRYPHLLAGASWQEEYGNPDAEPDRGYLKKLSPYHNLYDGQTYPPALITTNLSDDRVHPAHALKFHARLREIGVNSRLYAPEAGGHAGNASQEEVAAELAAVLVFLRQTVCK, encoded by the coding sequence CTGAAAATGTCTGCCGACCGTTATGCCGTGTTTGAAAATCTCAATGCTCCCGAAACCGCTGCTTTTGCCGCTGCCGAACATGCGCAAACGCAAGCCTGGCTGGAGAGCCGGCCGGATTACGAGCCGCTGCGCCGCGATATTTTGGAGGTGTTGCAAGACGAGCAGCAGATTCCGTTTTGCCAGGAGCACCGCGCGCGGATGTATCACTTTTATCAGAGCGAGGAGTTTTCAAAGGGCGTGTACCGCGTGTGCAGCGCGGCTTCGTACCGTGCCGGTCTGCCGGAATGGGAGGTGTTGTTTTCGGTGGCGGATTTCGATGAGGTGCTGGGCGAGGATGTGTATTTAGACGGCGTGTCGCACTATGTGGAGCAGCCGAATCGGGTGTTGCTCTCGCTCAGCCCGGGCGGCGGCGATGCGGCGTTTACGCTGGAATTCGATTTGGAAACGCGCCAAGTGGTGCCCAACGGGTTTCACTTTCCGGCGGGCAAAAACCATATTGCCTGGCGTGATGAAGACAGCGTGTGGGTGTGCCCGGCTTGGGACGAGCGCCAGCTCACGGCTTCGGGCTATCCGCGCGAGGCGTGGCTGTTGCGGCGCGGGCAGAGCTTCGAGGAGGCGCAGCCGCTGCTGCAAACGGCGGCGGAGTCGGTGTGGGTGCACGCTTGGCGTTATCTGGATGCGCAGGGTGCGCCGCTGGATTTGCTGGAAGAAAGCACGGGCTTTTTCAGCCGCCGATATTTTCAGGTAGCCTCCGACGGAGTGCTGCTGCCTTTGGGGCTGCCTGAAACTTGCGAAATTTGCGGTTATTTGGGCGGCTGGCTGCTGGTGTTGCTCAAGCACGACTGGCTGCGGGCCAATCAAAGCTATGCGGCGGGCAGCCTGGTGGCGGTGAAGCTGAACAAGGGCGTGCTGGGGCAGGCGCAATGCCTGTTTGCGCCGCAGGCGGGACAGTCGGTGGAGGGCGTGGAAACCACGCGCCATTTTGTGGCGGCTACCTTGCTGGATAATGTTTCAGGTAGCCTCAAGGCTTGGCGTTTGCAGCAGGGGCAGTGGCAGCCGGCCGAAGTGCCCGAACTGCCGCTGGAGGGAGCGGGAGTGCTGGAGTTTGCCGACCAGCCTTGGGGCGGCGATGTGCTGTATATCGCGGCCAGCAGCTTCCTTTCCCCGCTCACGCTCTATACGCTGGATCTGCATCGGCAGGAGTGGTGTGTGATGCGTCGCCAGCCTGCGCAGTTTGATCCGGAGGGGTTGAGCGTGCGGCAGTTGCACGCGGTGTCGGCCGATGGCGAGCGCATTCCGTATTATCACGTGGGCGGTGGTGAGCCGGACGCGCCCGCGCTGGTGTATGCCTACGGCGGCTTCGGTGTGCCGGAACTGCCGCATTATTTGGGCATCATCGGCCGGCATTGGCTTGCGCAGGGTGGTGCGTTTGTGTTGGCCAATATACGGGGCGGCGGCGAATTCGGCCCGGCTTGGCACGCTGCCGCCCAAGGCGCGGCACGCAAACATAAGAGCGTGGAAGATTTGGTGGCCGTGGCGCAGGATTTGGCCGCGCGCGGTTTGTCTGCACCCGAACGCATCGTGTTGCAGGGCGGCAGCAACGGCGGATTAGTATGCGCCGCTGCTTATTGTGCCGCGCCGCAGAGTATTGGCGGCATGGTGTGCGAAGTGCCGCTCACCGATATGTTGCGCTATCCGCACCTCTTAGCCGGCGCTTCGTGGCAGGAAGAATACGGCAATCCCGATGCCGAGCCGGATAGAGGCTACCTGAAAAAACTTTCGCCCTACCATAATCTGTACGATGGCCAAACCTACCCGCCCGCCCTCATCACCACCAATCTGAGCGACGACCGTGTGCATCCCGCCCATGCGCTCAAATTCCACGCCCGCCTGCGTGAAATCGGCGTGAATAGCCGCCTCTACGCTCCCGAAGCCGGCGGGCATGCGGGCAATGCCTCGCAGGAAGAAGTGGCCGCCGAGCTGGCTGCTGTGTTGGTGTTTTTGCGGCAAACAGTATGCAAATAG
- a CDS encoding TIGR01440 family protein: MDLTQLAEQTRALALDILHQSAIGEGQIFVLGLSTSEVIGGRIGKNSNQEVGEVIVKTLLDILNERKIYLVVQGCEHINRALAVERELAEKYGLEIVNVLPGLHAGGSAQLAAFKYMRDPVEVEFITAHAGLDIGDTSIGMHIKHVQIPLRPQQRELGAAHVCALASRPRLIGGERAGHYKDSIRRV; encoded by the coding sequence ATGGATCTAACCCAATTAGCCGAACAAACCCGCGCCCTTGCGCTTGATATACTGCACCAATCCGCCATCGGCGAAGGGCAGATTTTCGTGCTCGGCCTTTCTACCAGCGAAGTGATCGGCGGCCGCATCGGCAAGAATTCCAATCAGGAAGTGGGCGAAGTGATCGTGAAAACCCTGCTCGACATCCTGAACGAACGCAAAATCTACCTCGTCGTGCAAGGCTGCGAGCACATCAACCGCGCCTTGGCCGTGGAGCGTGAGTTGGCCGAAAAATACGGGCTGGAAATCGTGAACGTATTGCCCGGCCTGCACGCAGGCGGCAGTGCGCAGCTGGCTGCCTTCAAATATATGCGCGACCCGGTGGAAGTGGAATTCATCACCGCCCACGCCGGGCTCGACATCGGCGACACCTCCATCGGTATGCACATCAAACACGTGCAAATCCCCCTGCGCCCGCAACAGCGCGAACTGGGCGCCGCCCACGTCTGCGCCCTGGCCAGCCGCCCGCGTCTGATCGGCGGCGAACGCGCCGGACACTACAAAGACAGCATCCGCCGCGTGTAA
- the recR gene encoding recombination mediator RecR yields the protein MTRKKTDAFTRLTQALEVLPNVGPKSARRMAYELLRHKREGAAELAAALQHALTAVQHCRLCNTFCEGELCAICADPARDGRRLMIVHLPADVAGMEAAHCHDGLYFVLMGQISPAQGMDLQHIALDKLVARLQESEVEEVIIATAFTPEGNATAYVLAELFKNLPYRVSRLAQGMPLGSELEYIDAGTLAQSVYERRLVKELGGEEE from the coding sequence ATGACCCGCAAAAAAACCGACGCCTTCACCCGCCTCACCCAAGCCCTCGAAGTTTTGCCCAACGTCGGCCCCAAATCCGCCCGCCGCATGGCCTACGAGCTGCTGCGCCACAAGCGCGAAGGCGCTGCCGAGCTGGCCGCCGCCCTGCAGCATGCCCTCACCGCCGTGCAGCATTGCCGCCTGTGCAACACCTTCTGCGAAGGCGAGCTTTGCGCCATCTGCGCCGACCCCGCGCGCGACGGCCGCCGCCTGATGATTGTGCACCTGCCCGCCGACGTGGCCGGCATGGAAGCCGCCCATTGCCACGACGGCCTCTATTTCGTGCTCATGGGGCAAATCAGCCCCGCGCAGGGCATGGATTTGCAGCATATCGCGCTCGACAAACTGGTTGCCCGCCTGCAAGAGAGCGAAGTGGAAGAAGTGATCATCGCCACCGCCTTCACTCCCGAAGGCAACGCCACCGCCTATGTGCTGGCCGAGCTGTTCAAAAACCTGCCCTACCGAGTGAGCCGCCTGGCTCAGGGCATGCCGCTGGGCAGCGAGCTGGAATACATCGACGCCGGCACGCTGGCGCAATCCGTGTATGAACGGCGGCTGGTGAAAGAGCTGGGCGGGGAGGAAGAATAG
- a CDS encoding SMI1/KNR4 family protein, whose protein sequence is MLEFHDCEKNISEQEIREVENKLGVFFPADFKAHYLKWNGGTPNKPIFENPNIDYDYIEIRDFIAVKYVRDFGDDPDFTLEGRAVNEWGKMEVPPDLIPYAFDWGGNYICLHKNSGRIYYYVRDVWSDNISTEANFVKNTILIADSFTEFLSYLHTDPEE, encoded by the coding sequence ATGCTGGAATTTCACGATTGCGAAAAAAATATTTCCGAACAAGAAATTCGGGAAGTGGAAAACAAATTAGGGGTCTTCTTCCCCGCAGACTTTAAGGCGCACTATCTGAAGTGGAACGGCGGCACACCCAACAAACCTATATTTGAAAACCCAAACATCGATTACGACTATATCGAAATCAGAGATTTCATTGCCGTCAAATACGTCCGCGATTTTGGTGACGACCCCGACTTTACCTTGGAAGGCAGGGCGGTAAACGAATGGGGAAAAATGGAAGTGCCGCCCGACTTAATCCCCTACGCCTTTGATTGGGGTGGCAACTACATTTGCCTGCACAAAAACAGCGGCAGGATTTACTACTATGTGCGTGACGTGTGGAGCGATAACATCAGCACGGAAGCCAACTTCGTGAAAAACACCATCCTAATCGCCGATTCGTTCACAGAATTCCTGTCTTACCTGCATACCGACCCGGAAGAGTGA